Proteins co-encoded in one Campylobacter ornithocola genomic window:
- a CDS encoding complex I subunit 4 family protein, translated as MLNLLILFPFFAAFIALFLQKEDSKAFAVLVSFLILVLNVFLLLNYHGGIAYEFSLNSLIVNFHIGVDAIALYLMLLCSIMIFLSFVCLDIQDKSVVVSIFLLQFCIIGLFASLDALLFYVFWEFSLVPLIYLIGRYSNNYKAGIKFFIYAFCGSMLMLLAIIYVGFLYYQSFGYWSFDLLAWYKNEFFIPENIQNLIFIGFFIAFAIKSPLFPFHTWAPKVYAKSPTLVSVMLVSFKMAPFGFLRFILPLTSDTLSHYHSLLAILCIAGILYAALIAFKTKDLKELIAYSSISHLGVVILGIITFTYNGVSGSVFYMFAHGIVTGGLFLTAYMLYKRYHTFDLDCYKNLAKNAPLFSFFFAILLFSSISLPLTISFVGEFLILQGVASVNLWYALFAGGVIILGAIYMLNIYRNMFFTTCEKKIEKLVLKKGEIFVLSILSALVIYLGIAPSAMLDQIASNVNSILEVMQTRNIAIENQKIIDDIRGF; from the coding sequence ATGCTTAATTTATTGATATTATTTCCATTTTTTGCAGCTTTTATAGCTTTATTTTTACAAAAAGAAGATTCTAAGGCTTTTGCTGTTTTAGTTAGCTTTTTAATTTTGGTTTTAAATGTTTTTTTGCTACTTAACTATCATGGTGGTATAGCCTATGAGTTTAGTTTAAATTCTTTAATAGTTAATTTCCATATAGGTGTAGATGCTATAGCACTTTATTTAATGTTGCTTTGTTCTATTATGATTTTTTTATCTTTTGTGTGTTTGGATATACAAGATAAAAGTGTTGTAGTGAGTATATTTTTACTGCAATTTTGTATTATAGGACTTTTTGCTTCGTTAGATGCTTTGTTGTTTTATGTATTTTGGGAATTTTCTCTTGTACCGCTTATTTATTTAATCGGTAGGTATTCAAATAACTATAAAGCAGGGATTAAATTTTTCATTTATGCATTTTGTGGTTCTATGCTTATGCTTTTAGCAATTATTTATGTAGGGTTTTTGTATTATCAAAGCTTTGGATACTGGAGTTTTGATTTGCTTGCTTGGTATAAGAATGAATTTTTTATACCTGAAAACATACAAAATTTAATTTTTATAGGATTTTTCATCGCCTTTGCGATTAAAAGTCCTTTATTTCCTTTTCATACTTGGGCTCCAAAAGTTTATGCAAAAAGCCCGACTTTAGTATCTGTCATGCTTGTAAGTTTTAAAATGGCACCTTTTGGATTTTTAAGATTTATCTTGCCTTTAACATCTGATACTTTAAGTCATTATCATTCTTTACTTGCTATTTTGTGTATAGCTGGGATTTTATATGCGGCTTTGATTGCTTTTAAAACTAAAGACTTAAAAGAATTGATTGCTTATAGCTCTATTTCGCATTTGGGTGTGGTGATTTTAGGTATCATTACTTTTACATATAATGGAGTTAGTGGTTCTGTATTTTATATGTTTGCACATGGTATAGTAACAGGTGGTTTATTTTTAACTGCTTATATGCTTTATAAAAGATATCATACCTTTGACTTGGATTGTTATAAAAATTTAGCTAAAAATGCTCCTTTATTTAGCTTTTTCTTTGCTATATTGCTATTTTCATCTATTTCGCTACCTCTAACTATTTCTTTTGTGGGTGAGTTCTTGATTTTACAAGGTGTGGCAAGTGTAAATTTGTGGTATGCTTTATTTGCAGGTGGTGTGATTATTTTAGGGGCTATTTATATGCTAAATATTTATAGAAATATGTTTTTTACTACTTGTGAAAAAAAGATAGAAAAACTAGTGTTAAAAAAGGGTGAAATTTTTGTTTTGAGCATTTTGAGTGCATTGGTAATTTATTTAGGAATAGCTCCAAGTGCTATGCTTGATCAAATTGCTTCTAATGTAAATAGTATTCTTGAGGTTATGCAAACAAGAAATATTGCAATAGAAAATCAAAAAATCATAGATGATATAAGAGGTTTTTAA
- the moaA gene encoding GTP 3',8-cyclase MoaA, whose amino-acid sequence MLVDSYGRVIDYLRISVTQRCNFRCLYCMPKTPFEWSAKENLLSFEELFMFVKVCIDEGVKKIRITGGEPLVRKDLHKFIAMISEYKQDLDLALTTNASLLKQQAKDLRQAGLKRINISLDTLKEEVAFKLAQKNILKDVLNGINEALELGFNIKFNTVALKGINDNEFINLLEFAKERKSQIRFIEFMENYHAYGDLKGLKSADILNIIAQKYSFRQGQKTPNAPATIYELEDGYKFGIIDPHSHDFCDSCNRIRLSAEGLLIPCLYYDEALSIKKAIRNKDIIGACEVLKTVIKNKSEKNRWTENEANQSSTRAFYQTGG is encoded by the coding sequence ATGTTGGTGGATAGTTATGGAAGAGTGATTGATTATTTAAGAATTTCAGTAACACAAAGATGTAATTTTCGTTGCCTTTATTGTATGCCAAAAACTCCATTTGAATGGAGTGCTAAGGAAAATCTTTTATCATTTGAAGAGCTTTTTATGTTTGTTAAAGTTTGCATTGATGAAGGGGTTAAAAAAATTCGTATTACAGGCGGTGAGCCTTTAGTAAGAAAAGATTTGCATAAATTTATTGCTATGATTAGTGAGTATAAGCAAGATCTGGATTTAGCACTTACCACAAATGCTTCTTTATTAAAACAACAAGCAAAGGATTTAAGGCAAGCTGGCTTAAAAAGAATTAATATTTCGTTAGATACACTAAAAGAAGAAGTTGCTTTTAAGTTAGCTCAAAAAAATATACTTAAAGATGTGTTAAATGGTATTAATGAGGCTTTAGAATTGGGTTTTAATATCAAATTCAATACCGTAGCACTTAAAGGGATTAATGATAATGAATTTATCAATCTTTTGGAATTTGCCAAAGAGCGTAAAAGCCAAATTCGTTTTATAGAATTTATGGAAAATTATCATGCTTATGGGGACTTAAAAGGTTTAAAATCAGCAGATATTTTAAATATTATTGCTCAAAAATATTCTTTTAGACAAGGACAAAAAACACCAAATGCACCCGCGACCATTTATGAACTTGAAGATGGATATAAGTTTGGTATTATTGATCCGCATAGTCATGATTTTTGTGATAGTTGTAATCGTATAAGACTCTCAGCAGAAGGTCTTTTAATACCTTGCTTATATTATGATGAGGCTTTAAGTATTAAAAAAGCTATACGCAATAAAGACATAATAGGTGCTTGTGAGGTTTTAAAAACTGTGATTAAAAATAAATCAGAAAAAAACAGATGGACTGAAAATGAAGCTAATCAAAGTTCAACAAGAGCCTTTTATCAAACAGGTGGATAA
- a CDS encoding 7-carboxy-7-deazaguanine synthase QueE, translating into MEIVETFLSLQGEGKYSGNLAIFVRFAGCNFNCIGFGVKKEKDSKILLGCDTIRAVLTKEFKACYKTYNAKELFDEVLKLVNLCKPIVVITGGEPLLNYQNKEFLCFISLLLEHNFKVHFETNASIEIDFEKYPLYKKCYFALGVKLSNSGVKKEKRINEKALEAFKNHAKGSFYKFVLDRDFLEENKALKEINEILQICENEVFCMPMGVNELEVSKNALSVAEFCIKNGYNYSDRLHIRIWGDKEGI; encoded by the coding sequence ATGGAAATTGTTGAAACTTTTTTAAGCTTACAAGGCGAGGGGAAATATAGTGGAAATTTGGCTATATTTGTCAGATTTGCTGGGTGTAATTTTAATTGTATAGGTTTTGGAGTAAAAAAAGAAAAAGATTCTAAAATACTTTTGGGTTGTGATACTATTAGAGCTGTTCTTACTAAAGAATTTAAAGCTTGTTATAAAACATATAATGCAAAAGAGCTTTTTGATGAGGTTTTAAAGCTAGTAAATTTGTGTAAGCCTATAGTTGTAATTACTGGCGGGGAACCTTTGTTAAATTATCAAAATAAAGAATTTTTGTGTTTTATTAGTTTACTTCTAGAACATAATTTTAAAGTGCATTTTGAAACCAACGCAAGTATTGAAATTGATTTTGAGAAATATCCACTATATAAAAAGTGCTATTTTGCCTTAGGGGTGAAGCTTAGTAATAGTGGAGTAAAAAAAGAAAAAAGGATCAATGAAAAAGCCTTAGAAGCTTTTAAAAATCATGCTAAGGGTAGTTTTTATAAATTTGTTTTAGATAGGGATTTTTTAGAAGAAAATAAAGCTTTAAAAGAAATTAATGAAATTTTACAAATTTGTGAAAATGAAGTTTTTTGTATGCCTATGGGAGTAAATGAGCTAGAAGTTTCTAAAAATGCCTTAAGTGTTGCTGAATTTTGTATAAAAAATGGATATAATTACTCCGATAGATTACATATTAGAATTTGGGGAGATAAAGAGGGTATATGA
- a CDS encoding tetratricopeptide repeat protein, with product MIRILFLFLLSITYTFSFEIIVNKGEEHKRPFTLLHLKDNKDFTCKSIFEFEKTHFECNVLGVSSMQFEDKEFDTFAIRFEKQQTFLTIKIYPKILAKMFNYSQNIFNTKEIHTQNSDTSKHFVFIFTEDLRYYKPSDGLDFNIYFEDALMPYIGALDLNSNPMETSKSVDFNTYFNIKQEYEAKKYDQVLRDATNAIKRYQGSVFMNEFELYKLRAQNKLYTYELDKDQQVLEQMLDDAKRWVRTYINDKDYTEVMYIMMRVYMGLSQRSNVEYIVDTLNTEHKGDKYTIMALLDYADYLYNLGKKNTANNIYQDVYYSTPNADLASRAALFLSKNYLETQNIKEAKELASKILESNPEFFMNDLENSLSLAKAFSNNKVYDLSSKIYEYIFAHLTKVDKEYERVLKDLALALLNANEYTKAQKYLDLYAEDFPLGEYVSLIKEAQDKNFLYLKDANASFLHQRYEEIMKKYAGETSSKALFDNVKLYFQEKNYEQVINYQKDIEKYSNKEVKDLLEQSAILVLEQKLKNDECLAAVKIYDDFKAYNVGSKIQNKKQMLECFKRTTRIEEAKKYIVENEDDDVIFYKLQNADLALKDKRYNFVVKTINDILNTRTIISDNEKFEANYIKFFAELKLQDYNAMIRTLQKLEQFPMNYRMVELYYEFLLYCEKNNFLTSILTYAPKAIDYQNLKGVNLFSPDLEFIYIKALRQSNQPQKALTLFKDLLANPLKDDERARAFYVQSNVYEDLKDIPNQKQSLQDCIDINTTSNWQNLCKDKLSVLNTQP from the coding sequence ATGATAAGGATTTTATTTTTATTTTTATTAAGCATAACATATACATTTTCTTTTGAAATAATTGTTAATAAAGGGGAAGAACACAAGCGCCCTTTTACGCTTTTACATCTAAAAGATAATAAAGATTTCACTTGTAAAAGTATTTTTGAATTTGAAAAAACTCATTTTGAATGTAATGTTTTAGGTGTTAGTAGTATGCAGTTTGAAGATAAAGAATTCGATACTTTTGCAATTCGTTTTGAAAAACAGCAAACATTTTTAACGATAAAAATATATCCTAAAATTTTAGCGAAAATGTTTAATTATTCTCAGAATATTTTTAACACCAAAGAAATCCATACCCAAAATAGCGATACTTCTAAACATTTTGTTTTTATTTTTACAGAAGATTTGAGATATTATAAACCAAGTGATGGTCTTGATTTTAATATTTATTTTGAAGATGCATTAATGCCTTATATCGGTGCTTTAGATTTGAATTCTAATCCTATGGAAACATCTAAAAGTGTAGATTTTAATACATATTTTAACATTAAGCAAGAATATGAGGCAAAAAAATATGATCAAGTATTAAGGGATGCAACTAATGCCATTAAACGCTATCAAGGTAGTGTTTTTATGAATGAATTTGAACTTTATAAATTAAGAGCACAAAATAAACTTTACACTTACGAGCTTGATAAAGATCAGCAAGTATTGGAGCAAATGTTAGATGATGCTAAAAGATGGGTAAGAACTTATATTAACGATAAAGACTATACAGAAGTAATGTATATTATGATGAGAGTTTATATGGGTTTATCTCAAAGGTCTAATGTTGAATATATTGTAGACACTTTAAATACTGAGCACAAAGGTGATAAATACACCATAATGGCTTTGCTTGATTATGCAGATTATTTGTACAATTTGGGTAAAAAAAATACAGCTAATAATATTTATCAAGATGTATATTACTCTACTCCAAATGCAGATTTAGCTAGTAGAGCCGCTTTGTTTTTGTCAAAAAATTATTTAGAAACTCAAAATATAAAAGAAGCTAAAGAATTAGCTAGTAAGATTTTAGAATCAAATCCTGAATTTTTCATGAATGATTTAGAAAATTCTTTATCTTTGGCTAAAGCTTTTAGTAATAACAAGGTTTATGATTTGAGTTCTAAAATTTATGAGTATATTTTTGCTCATTTAACTAAGGTAGATAAAGAGTATGAGAGAGTATTAAAAGATCTTGCTTTAGCCTTATTAAATGCAAATGAATACACTAAAGCTCAAAAATATTTAGATCTTTACGCAGAGGATTTTCCTTTGGGCGAATATGTGAGTTTAATCAAAGAAGCACAAGATAAAAACTTTTTATATTTAAAAGATGCTAATGCAAGTTTTTTACATCAAAGATATGAAGAAATTATGAAAAAATATGCTGGAGAAACTTCTAGTAAAGCATTGTTTGATAATGTAAAATTATATTTTCAAGAAAAAAACTATGAACAAGTTATAAATTATCAAAAAGATATAGAAAAATATTCTAATAAAGAAGTTAAGGATCTTTTAGAACAATCTGCTATTTTGGTTTTAGAGCAAAAATTAAAAAATGATGAATGTTTAGCCGCTGTTAAAATATATGATGATTTTAAAGCTTATAATGTAGGGAGTAAAATACAAAATAAAAAACAAATGCTTGAGTGCTTTAAACGTACAACGCGTATAGAAGAAGCTAAAAAATATATAGTAGAAAATGAAGACGATGATGTGATTTTTTATAAGCTTCAAAATGCAGATTTAGCACTTAAAGATAAGCGTTATAACTTTGTTGTAAAAACAATTAATGATATTTTAAACACAAGAACTATTATTAGTGATAATGAAAAATTTGAAGCAAATTATATTAAATTCTTTGCTGAGCTTAAATTACAAGATTATAATGCTATGATAAGAACTTTGCAAAAATTAGAACAATTTCCTATGAATTATCGTATGGTTGAGTTATATTATGAGTTTTTACTCTATTGCGAAAAAAATAATTTCTTAACAAGTATTTTAACTTATGCTCCAAAGGCGATTGATTATCAAAATTTAAAAGGAGTTAATCTTTTTAGTCCTGATTTAGAATTTATCTATATAAAAGCTTTAAGACAAAGTAATCAGCCTCAAAAGGCTTTAACCTTATTTAAAGACTTGCTTGCCAATCCTTTAAAAGATGATGAGCGTGCAAGAGCTTTTTATGTGCAAAGTAATGTATATGAAGATTTAAAAGATATACCAAATCAAAAGCAAAGTTTACAAGATTGTATAGATATTAACACAACAAGCAATTGGCAAAATTTATGTAAAGATAAATTAAGTGTTTTAAACACTCAACCTTGA
- the miaA gene encoding tRNA (adenosine(37)-N6)-dimethylallyltransferase MiaA, translating to MFFEFALIGTTASGKTELANKLAYEFNASILSLDSLCVYKQINVASAKTEQKTLDELDYFGVNLLNVDEHFNIALFFEEYKKAKAFAKKNNQILIITGGTSFYLKALMDGLSENFKESQSILSNDEIYHLMTKIDPQAKIEKNDSYRLKKWLGIYEQTNKIPSEILKETRQEALIKKLDIFEISWQKELLEKRIIKRTKNMLDEGLIDEAKMLFNNYDHTLKALNSIGLKECKYFLDQKINQKELEELIIIHTRQLAKRQRTFNKKFDKEILDFENAYENLKTYILKKYQG from the coding sequence ATGTTTTTTGAATTTGCACTCATTGGAACTACCGCAAGTGGCAAAACAGAACTTGCAAACAAACTAGCTTATGAATTTAACGCAAGTATTTTAAGCCTTGATAGTCTTTGTGTGTATAAACAAATTAATGTTGCTTCAGCAAAAACAGAACAAAAAACCCTAGATGAGCTTGATTATTTTGGTGTAAATTTATTAAATGTCGATGAACACTTTAATATTGCTTTATTTTTTGAAGAGTACAAAAAAGCAAAAGCCTTTGCAAAAAAAAACAACCAAATACTTATTATCACAGGTGGCACTAGTTTTTATCTAAAAGCTTTAATGGATGGTTTGAGTGAAAATTTTAAAGAAAGCCAAAGCATACTAAGTAATGATGAAATTTATCATTTAATGACAAAAATTGATCCGCAAGCTAAAATAGAAAAAAATGATAGCTATCGTTTAAAAAAATGGCTTGGAATTTATGAGCAAACTAATAAAATTCCAAGTGAAATTTTAAAAGAAACTAGACAAGAAGCTTTAATCAAAAAACTTGATATTTTTGAAATTTCTTGGCAAAAAGAACTTTTAGAAAAACGCATTATTAAACGCACTAAAAATATGCTTGATGAAGGTTTAATAGATGAGGCTAAAATGCTATTTAATAATTATGATCATACTTTAAAAGCATTAAATTCCATAGGTTTAAAAGAATGCAAATATTTTTTAGACCAAAAAATAAATCAAAAAGAACTTGAAGAGCTTATCATCATCCACACAAGACAACTTGCTAAAAGACAAAGAACTTTCAATAAAAAATTCGATAAAGAAATTTTAGATTTTGAAAATGCTTATGAAAATTTAAAAACTTATATTTTAAAAAAATATCAAGGTTGA
- the mqnP gene encoding menaquinone biosynthesis prenyltransferase MqnP, with protein MPILKEKLKDILDLIVFKHSIFALPFLFTSMIVASVILNDSTWFGFKALFLGVICAVSARNFAMAINRLMDEDIDKNNPRCANRPNIDGRIGKVSILLFIIINAIVFVLASYFINKLAFALSLPVLFILAIYSAFKRFSSLAHLVLGFCLGLAPIAGSIVVLGSIEIYSVILCLGVTFWTAGFDLLYALQDMEYDKKTGLHSIPAKFGLEATLFISAFCHILAVLFWLLFVWVAPTGNIAFLGVIISAAILFFEHRIVRKNFAKIDKAFFTLNGYLSIVFFIFIWVDLLWR; from the coding sequence ATGCCTATATTAAAAGAAAAATTGAAAGATATTTTAGATTTAATTGTTTTTAAACATTCTATTTTTGCCTTACCATTTTTATTTACTTCGATGATTGTAGCTTCTGTTATTTTAAACGATAGTACATGGTTTGGCTTTAAGGCTTTGTTTTTGGGTGTTATTTGTGCAGTAAGTGCAAGAAATTTTGCAATGGCTATTAATCGTTTAATGGATGAGGATATTGACAAAAATAACCCAAGATGTGCAAATAGGCCTAATATTGATGGACGTATAGGAAAGGTCAGTATTTTACTTTTTATTATAATAAATGCCATTGTTTTTGTTTTAGCAAGTTATTTTATTAATAAATTAGCCTTTGCTCTTTCTTTGCCGGTATTGTTTATTTTAGCTATTTATTCAGCTTTTAAAAGATTTTCATCCTTAGCACATTTAGTATTAGGATTTTGCTTAGGACTTGCTCCTATTGCGGGCAGTATTGTAGTTTTGGGAAGTATTGAAATTTATAGCGTGATTTTGTGTTTGGGTGTTACTTTTTGGACAGCTGGTTTTGATTTGCTTTATGCTTTACAAGATATGGAGTATGATAAAAAAACAGGCTTGCACTCTATACCTGCTAAATTTGGGCTTGAAGCAACCCTATTTATCTCAGCATTTTGCCATATTTTAGCAGTACTTTTTTGGCTTTTATTTGTCTGGGTGGCTCCAACGGGAAACATTGCCTTTTTAGGAGTAATAATTAGTGCTGCTATTTTATTTTTTGAGCACCGTATTGTCAGAAAGAATTTTGCAAAAATTGATAAAGCATTTTTTACTTTAAATGGGTATTTAAGTATAGTATTTTTTATATTTATTTGGGTTGATCTTTTATGGAGATAA
- a CDS encoding 6-pyruvoyl trahydropterin synthase family protein — MIIRKMFEFENAHIVRFCSSKRCKTSIHGHSYKVEILLESKYLDNAGMVYDFGLLKDEIKQIIDSFDHAITLFKDDDKAYLEDIKKHSQRWVSLPVNVSAENFVRVFFILIDTLLSKTKMINGEQGVNLKSIIVHETRTGYAQGFKEDAYSEFLPKITLADIEFSKAICDEWKDKDFFKKLQNSNFIFVNQKEV; from the coding sequence ATGATTATTAGAAAAATGTTTGAATTTGAAAATGCTCATATTGTTAGATTTTGTAGCTCCAAACGATGTAAAACAAGTATACACGGACATTCTTATAAGGTAGAAATTTTACTTGAGAGTAAATACCTTGATAATGCTGGAATGGTATATGATTTTGGTTTGTTAAAAGATGAAATAAAACAAATTATTGATAGTTTTGATCACGCTATTACACTTTTTAAAGATGATGATAAAGCTTATTTGGAAGATATAAAAAAGCATTCGCAAAGATGGGTTAGCTTGCCTGTGAATGTAAGTGCAGAAAATTTTGTACGCGTATTTTTTATATTGATTGATACTTTACTCTCAAAGACCAAAATGATTAATGGTGAGCAAGGTGTAAATTTAAAAAGTATTATTGTGCATGAAACAAGAACGGGTTATGCGCAAGGTTTTAAAGAAGATGCTTATAGTGAATTTTTGCCAAAAATCACTTTAGCAGATATTGAATTTTCAAAAGCTATATGTGATGAGTGGAAAGATAAGGATTTTTTTAAAAAACTTCAAAATTCGAATTTTATTTTTGTCAATCAAAAGGAGGTATGA
- a CDS encoding NADH-quinone oxidoreductase subunit N: MSGFSLEKLNFILLFPVLSLLFWAIVLLLLDAFKKLSRNFYIGVSVIALLSTLCFLLLYNGFVLNDSHAFFGLFVSDNYAIFAQIVILVFSMFYLLMDKDEQKAEFFSLFLFMIASLILMVSSTNLIIIFLALEGSSLALYTLIALRGTHNAISSSIKYFTLAAIGAGFFVFACAFVYLKTKSLDLDNLLHSEHISDPILLCAGVMFLVIVGIKLSIAPFHFWLKDVYYGVHTNFIAFISIVPKIAMIIVVLRIFSALGGGVKFEYIVALLAIFSMLAVSIVALIQKDVKKMLAYSSITHSSFILAVIVSSMSVSSQGDGTSYLLSIFALFMYWISFAFANYGIFLILSLFQKSSFESFSGLFDQRPVLSIMIAIFILCIAGIPPFGIFWGKILILASILNSGYYVLVFAVALSSMIMLYAYLKILIYIFFKKAQIIESVNLDVKQKIILCLCLVGSLSCVFLLL; this comes from the coding sequence ATGAGTGGTTTTAGTTTAGAAAAATTAAATTTTATATTATTATTTCCTGTGTTGTCATTGCTTTTTTGGGCTATTGTATTGTTATTATTGGATGCTTTTAAAAAGCTTTCTAGAAATTTTTATATAGGAGTAAGTGTTATAGCTTTGCTCAGCACTTTGTGTTTTTTATTGCTTTATAATGGCTTTGTTTTAAATGATTCTCATGCTTTTTTTGGTTTGTTTGTAAGTGATAATTATGCGATTTTTGCTCAAATAGTCATTTTGGTTTTTTCTATGTTTTATTTGTTAATGGACAAAGATGAGCAAAAGGCAGAATTTTTTTCTTTGTTTTTATTTATGATAGCTTCTTTAATTTTAATGGTATCTAGCACCAATCTAATCATAATTTTCTTGGCACTAGAGGGTTCTTCTTTGGCTCTTTATACGCTTATTGCTTTAAGAGGAACTCACAATGCTATTAGTTCTAGTATAAAGTATTTTACTCTAGCGGCAATTGGAGCTGGATTTTTTGTTTTTGCGTGTGCTTTCGTATATTTAAAAACCAAATCTTTAGATTTGGACAATTTATTGCATTCTGAACATATCTCAGACCCTATCTTGCTTTGTGCTGGGGTGATGTTTTTGGTTATTGTTGGGATAAAGCTTTCTATTGCCCCTTTTCACTTTTGGTTAAAAGATGTATATTATGGGGTACATACGAATTTTATAGCATTTATTTCTATAGTACCAAAAATAGCTATGATAATAGTAGTTTTAAGAATTTTTTCTGCTTTAGGTGGTGGAGTAAAATTTGAATATATTGTAGCATTGTTAGCGATTTTTTCTATGCTCGCTGTAAGCATAGTGGCTTTAATTCAAAAAGATGTGAAAAAAATGCTTGCATATAGTTCTATTACTCACTCTTCTTTTATATTAGCGGTGATTGTTTCTAGTATGAGTGTAAGTTCTCAAGGTGATGGCACTTCTTATCTGCTTTCAATTTTTGCTTTATTTATGTATTGGATATCTTTTGCTTTTGCAAACTATGGAATTTTCTTGATATTAAGTTTATTTCAAAAAAGTTCATTTGAAAGTTTTTCAGGTTTGTTTGACCAAAGACCTGTGTTATCTATAATGATTGCTATATTTATTTTATGTATAGCAGGTATTCCGCCTTTTGGAATTTTTTGGGGTAAAATTTTAATTTTAGCTTCTATTTTGAACTCAGGCTATTATGTGCTTGTTTTTGCTGTAGCTTTAAGTTCTATGATTATGCTTTATGCTTATTTGAAAATTTTAATTTATATCTTTTTCAAAAAAGCTCAAATAATAGAAAGTGTTAACTTAGATGTAAAACAAAAGATTATTTTATGCTTGTGTTTAGTCGGAAGTCTTTCTTGTGTATTTTTGCTTTTGTAA